One Azospirillum sp. TSA2s genomic region harbors:
- a CDS encoding carboxypeptidase M32 — MTAYQELERRHARIAAIGDALGILGWDTQTIMPEGANDGRAEQTATLSVIAHELATDPRMADLLAEAESDDSLDAWQRANLREMRRNHVHATAIPADLVEATSKAVSVCEMTWRAARAESDFAKLLPSLTEVLARVREGAEALGAVMGISAYDALLDSHDPGARAERIDALFADLSGFLPDLIGRVLDKQAAAPAIVEPQGPFPVDKQRELGVRMMERLGFDFSRGRLDVSLHPFCGGATGDVRITTRYDEANFTDALMGILHETGHALYEQNRPRAWLSQPVGQSRGMAVHESQSLLMEMQACRSAEFITWLAPVVRETFGGEGPAWEADNLRRLYSRVERGFIRVNADEVTYPAHIILRYRLEKALIAGDLTLPDLPGAWNDGMAELVGVVPPDDRLGCLQDIHWPGGGWGYFPSYTLGAMTAAQLFDAARTADPEIVAALSRGEFAPLVNWLRVNVHETGCFHASGDELLTAATGRPLDATVFKRHLERRYL, encoded by the coding sequence ATGACCGCATATCAGGAGCTTGAACGCCGCCACGCCCGCATCGCCGCCATCGGCGACGCGCTGGGCATCCTCGGCTGGGACACCCAGACGATCATGCCGGAGGGTGCCAACGATGGCCGGGCGGAGCAGACCGCGACCCTGTCGGTGATTGCGCACGAGTTGGCGACCGACCCGCGCATGGCCGATCTGCTGGCCGAGGCGGAGAGCGACGACAGCCTCGATGCCTGGCAGCGCGCCAACCTGCGCGAGATGCGCCGGAATCACGTCCACGCCACCGCCATCCCCGCCGACCTGGTGGAGGCGACCAGCAAGGCCGTCTCCGTCTGCGAGATGACATGGCGCGCTGCGCGGGCCGAGAGCGACTTCGCCAAGCTGCTGCCCTCCCTGACCGAGGTGCTGGCCCGCGTGCGGGAAGGAGCGGAAGCGCTGGGCGCCGTGATGGGGATCAGCGCCTATGACGCGCTGCTCGACAGCCACGATCCGGGGGCGCGGGCAGAGCGCATCGACGCACTGTTCGCCGATTTGTCAGGCTTCCTGCCCGACCTGATCGGCCGCGTGCTCGACAAGCAGGCAGCGGCACCGGCAATCGTCGAGCCGCAGGGGCCGTTTCCGGTCGATAAGCAGCGTGAGCTTGGCGTTCGCATGATGGAGCGGCTGGGCTTCGATTTTAGCCGCGGCCGGCTGGATGTGTCGCTGCATCCCTTCTGCGGCGGGGCGACCGGCGATGTGCGCATCACCACCCGTTACGACGAGGCGAACTTCACCGACGCGCTGATGGGCATCCTGCACGAGACCGGCCATGCGCTGTACGAGCAGAACCGTCCGCGCGCATGGTTGAGCCAGCCGGTGGGCCAATCGCGCGGCATGGCAGTGCATGAAAGCCAATCTCTGCTGATGGAGATGCAAGCCTGCCGCTCGGCGGAGTTTATCACGTGGCTGGCGCCGGTGGTGCGTGAGACCTTCGGCGGTGAGGGACCAGCCTGGGAGGCCGACAACCTGCGCCGGCTCTACAGCCGGGTGGAACGTGGCTTCATCCGCGTCAACGCCGACGAGGTCACTTACCCCGCCCACATCATCCTGCGCTATCGCCTGGAAAAGGCGCTGATCGCCGGCGACCTGACCCTGCCGGATCTGCCGGGCGCCTGGAACGACGGCATGGCCGAGTTGGTGGGGGTGGTGCCGCCGGACGACCGGCTTGGCTGTCTGCAGGACATCCACTGGCCCGGCGGCGGCTGGGGCTATTTCCCGAGCTACACGCTGGGTGCGATGACCGCGGCCCAACTGTTCGACGCTGCCCGCACTGCCGATCCCGAGATCGTCGCGGCGCTGTCTCGTGGTGAGTTCGCGCCGCTGGTGAACTGGCTGCGGGTGAATGTGCATGAGACGGGCTGCTTCCACGCCTCCGGTGACGAGTTGCTGACCGCCGCGACCGGCCGGCCGCTGGATGCGACGGTGTTCAAGCGCCACTTGGAGCGGCGGTATCTCTGA
- a CDS encoding DUF983 domain-containing protein gives MSAGTVRAGGHCVIDLYPRVSPLSAGLRSVCPRCGKGRLFDGYLTVAERCNVCDLDFSQVDSGDGPAVFLIFILGFLVVPVALWVSMTVDWPLWLHAIVWSIVVLALTLGMLRPAKAYVVALQYRYRRSEVEKGS, from the coding sequence ATGTCTGCCGGAACGGTCCGAGCGGGAGGTCATTGCGTGATCGATCTGTACCCCAGAGTTTCCCCGTTATCGGCGGGCTTGCGCAGCGTGTGCCCGCGCTGCGGCAAGGGGCGGCTGTTCGACGGCTATCTGACGGTGGCGGAGCGCTGCAATGTCTGCGACCTGGATTTCTCCCAGGTCGACAGCGGTGACGGGCCGGCGGTCTTCCTGATCTTCATCCTGGGTTTCCTGGTTGTGCCGGTGGCGCTGTGGGTGTCGATGACGGTGGACTGGCCGTTGTGGCTGCATGCCATCGTCTGGAGTATCGTCGTGCTGGCGCTGACGCTTGGCATGCTGCGGCCGGCCAAAGCCTATGTCGTCGCCTTGCAGTACCGCTATCGCCGCAGTGAAGTGGAGAAGGGGTCGTGA
- the trpE gene encoding anthranilate synthase component I — protein sequence MKVQPDTTTFDAAYAAGRPQVVWTTLVSDLETPVSAYMKLADGRPFGFLLESAERGAGSRRDRYSVIGFKPDVVWRSRGNRAEINRDALHDRDAFKPLDQAPLEALRALINESRIPLPEELPPMAAGLFGYMTYDMVRLMERLPDNNPDELNIPDAILTRPSIVAIFDSHTDSITLVTPVWPKPGKDAATAYADARERLTDALADLERPLPYRREPRTENGLPLAWTSNTTREEYHAIVEKAKEYIRAGDIFQVVPSQRIRFPFKPSPLALYRTLRRLNPSPFLFHCDFGELTVVGSSPEILVRVRDGKVTVRPIAGTRKRGATTAEDEALAADLLSDPKELAEHLMLLDLGRNDVGRVAKVGTVKVTSKMIVELYSHVMHIVSNVEGDLDPKFDALDALVAGFPAGTVSGAPKVRAMEIIDELEKARRGVYAGCVGYFGASGAMDTCIALRTAVLKDGMMYVQAGGGVVADSDPEAEYQETVNKSMALIRAAEETLRTTARG from the coding sequence GTGAAGGTCCAGCCCGATACCACCACCTTCGATGCCGCTTATGCCGCCGGTCGGCCGCAGGTGGTGTGGACCACGCTGGTCAGCGATCTGGAGACGCCGGTTTCCGCCTATATGAAGCTGGCGGATGGACGTCCGTTCGGTTTCCTGCTGGAGTCGGCGGAACGCGGGGCCGGGTCGCGGCGCGACCGCTATTCGGTCATTGGCTTCAAGCCCGACGTGGTGTGGCGGTCGCGCGGCAACCGGGCGGAGATCAACCGCGATGCCCTGCACGACCGCGACGCCTTCAAGCCGCTCGACCAAGCGCCGTTGGAAGCGTTGCGCGCGCTGATCAACGAGAGCCGGATCCCGCTGCCGGAAGAACTGCCGCCGATGGCCGCCGGTCTGTTCGGCTACATGACCTACGACATGGTCCGCCTGATGGAACGGCTGCCGGACAACAATCCGGACGAGCTGAACATCCCGGATGCCATCCTGACCCGGCCCAGCATCGTCGCCATCTTCGACAGCCACACCGATTCGATCACGCTGGTGACGCCGGTCTGGCCGAAGCCCGGCAAGGATGCCGCCACGGCCTATGCCGACGCGCGGGAACGGCTGACCGATGCGTTGGCCGACCTGGAACGCCCCCTGCCCTATCGGCGGGAGCCGCGGACGGAAAACGGTCTGCCACTGGCCTGGACCTCCAACACGACGCGCGAGGAATATCACGCGATCGTGGAGAAGGCTAAGGAGTACATCCGTGCCGGCGACATCTTCCAGGTCGTGCCGTCCCAGCGCATCCGCTTCCCCTTCAAGCCGTCGCCGCTGGCGCTGTATCGCACGCTGCGCCGGCTGAACCCGTCGCCCTTCCTGTTCCATTGCGACTTCGGCGAGTTGACCGTCGTCGGCTCCAGCCCGGAGATCCTGGTGCGGGTGCGCGACGGCAAGGTCACCGTCCGCCCGATCGCCGGCACCCGCAAGCGCGGCGCCACCACGGCGGAGGACGAGGCGCTGGCCGCCGATCTGCTGAGCGATCCGAAGGAATTGGCCGAGCACCTGATGCTGCTCGACCTCGGCCGCAACGACGTTGGCCGGGTGGCGAAGGTCGGCACGGTCAAGGTGACGTCCAAGATGATCGTGGAGCTTTACAGCCACGTCATGCACATCGTCTCCAACGTCGAGGGCGACCTTGATCCGAAGTTCGACGCGCTCGACGCCCTGGTCGCCGGCTTCCCGGCCGGTACGGTGTCCGGTGCGCCGAAGGTCCGCGCGATGGAGATCATCGACGAGTTGGAGAAGGCCCGCCGCGGCGTCTATGCCGGCTGCGTCGGCTATTTCGGCGCGTCGGGTGCGATGGACACGTGTATCGCGTTGCGCACCGCCGTGTTGAAGGACGGCATGATGTATGTCCAGGCCGGCGGCGGCGTCGTCGCCGACAGCGATCCGGAGGCCGAGTATCAGGAGACCGTCAACAAGTCGATGGCCCTGATTCGCGCCGCCGAGGAGACGCTGCGCACCACCGCGCGCGGGTAA
- a CDS encoding peptidylprolyl isomerase, with translation MLQFIRNFAGSWVVKILFVLLILSFGIWGIGDVFRSTTPTTVAEVGKVEIGQQALDQEFRRQMERLRPMLGGNLTAEQAKRFGLLEQSLQSLIQRTLFDLAAADMGIAVGPEVVRMRIAEEPAFRNQQGQFDPNVFRSVLRNNQLTEDGYVAMIQRETARQLVAGAVSAGLTPPQPLVQDLYRYRGEKRVAEVVTLPNAAIGDVGVPDDATIKQSYEDHQVRFTAPEYRALTVARLSPDVLAKDIKIDDAQLRKAYEERANEFGAPEKRTVQMVVVDDEAKAKQIAEAAKAKGIAEAAKDAGVEPVTLDNIAKADLPEIGDAAFALEPGKPSDPIKSALGWHVMAVTGVTPGSTKSFEDVRGQLEAELKKEQALDSVFSIANRVEDQLASGAPLEEVAQAQGLALTKVAAVDSTGKAPDGKDAAPDLPGLKAQLPNAFQLKTGATSNLTEGEGSVFTAVRVDSVIPAAVRPLADVRDQVVADWQQEQRAERAAKKAEEIAARLKQGSEAAAQDVATQAGASFAMTAPFTRDAQSVQGLPADMVAKLFAAKPNEVVTGNTADAQVVARLKEVIPADPKAADADLAPVRASVEQGMENDLVAEFTNALRDKYPVRIHRQRIDQFFASN, from the coding sequence ATGCTCCAGTTCATCCGCAATTTCGCCGGCTCCTGGGTCGTCAAGATCCTGTTCGTGCTGTTGATCCTCAGCTTCGGCATCTGGGGGATCGGCGACGTGTTCCGCTCCACCACTCCCACCACCGTCGCCGAGGTCGGCAAGGTGGAGATCGGGCAGCAGGCGCTGGACCAGGAATTCCGCCGGCAGATGGAACGGCTTCGCCCGATGCTGGGCGGCAACCTGACCGCCGAGCAGGCCAAGCGATTCGGCCTTCTGGAGCAGTCGCTGCAATCGCTGATCCAGCGCACGCTGTTCGACCTCGCGGCGGCCGATATGGGCATTGCCGTCGGGCCGGAGGTGGTCCGCATGCGCATCGCCGAAGAGCCGGCCTTCCGCAACCAGCAGGGCCAGTTCGACCCGAACGTCTTCCGGTCGGTGCTGCGCAACAACCAGCTGACCGAAGACGGCTATGTCGCGATGATCCAGCGCGAGACGGCGCGCCAGCTGGTCGCCGGTGCGGTGTCCGCCGGCCTCACCCCGCCGCAGCCGCTGGTGCAGGACCTCTACCGCTATCGCGGCGAAAAGCGCGTGGCGGAGGTGGTGACCCTGCCCAACGCCGCCATCGGCGATGTCGGCGTGCCCGACGACGCGACGATCAAGCAGTCGTATGAGGACCATCAGGTCCGCTTCACCGCCCCGGAATACCGCGCCCTGACGGTCGCCCGCCTGTCGCCCGACGTGCTCGCCAAGGACATCAAGATCGACGATGCCCAGCTGCGCAAGGCGTATGAGGAGCGCGCGAACGAATTCGGCGCCCCGGAAAAGCGCACCGTGCAGATGGTGGTGGTCGACGATGAGGCGAAGGCCAAGCAGATCGCCGAAGCCGCGAAGGCCAAGGGCATCGCCGAAGCCGCCAAGGATGCCGGCGTCGAGCCGGTGACCCTGGACAACATCGCCAAGGCCGACCTGCCGGAAATCGGCGACGCCGCCTTCGCGCTGGAGCCCGGCAAGCCCTCCGACCCGATCAAGAGCGCGCTCGGCTGGCATGTCATGGCCGTCACCGGCGTCACTCCCGGCTCGACCAAGAGCTTCGAGGATGTGCGCGGCCAGCTGGAGGCGGAGCTGAAGAAGGAGCAGGCGCTCGACTCCGTCTTCTCCATCGCCAATCGGGTCGAGGACCAGCTCGCAAGCGGTGCGCCGCTGGAGGAAGTCGCGCAGGCCCAGGGTCTGGCCCTGACCAAGGTCGCCGCCGTCGACAGCACCGGCAAGGCGCCGGACGGCAAGGACGCCGCCCCCGACCTTCCCGGCTTGAAGGCGCAGTTGCCGAATGCTTTCCAGCTGAAGACCGGCGCAACCTCCAACCTGACCGAGGGCGAGGGCAGCGTTTTCACCGCCGTCCGCGTCGACAGCGTGATCCCCGCCGCCGTCCGTCCGCTGGCCGACGTGCGCGATCAGGTCGTCGCCGACTGGCAGCAGGAGCAGCGCGCCGAGCGCGCCGCCAAGAAGGCGGAGGAGATCGCCGCCCGCCTGAAACAGGGATCGGAAGCCGCCGCCCAGGACGTCGCCACCCAGGCCGGCGCCAGCTTCGCCATGACCGCCCCCTTCACCCGTGATGCCCAGTCGGTGCAGGGCCTGCCGGCCGACATGGTCGCCAAGCTGTTCGCCGCCAAGCCGAACGAGGTCGTCACCGGCAACACCGCCGACGCGCAGGTCGTCGCCCGGTTGAAGGAGGTCATCCCGGCCGACCCGAAGGCCGCCGACGCCGATCTGGCGCCGGTCCGCGCATCGGTCGAACAGGGAATGGAGAACGATCTGGTGGCCGAATTCACCAACGCGCTGCGCGACAAGTATCCGGTCCGCATCCACCGCCAGCGCATCGACCAGTTCTTCGCCAGCAACTGA
- a CDS encoding SURF1 family protein, protein MSATAVETGERRRFRPSLGATLVTLAGLAVTIGLGTWQLERLQWKQDLIARIDRQMAEPAVPLPARIDDPTVWEFRPVTLAGRFLNDKEMLLIARPHQGQVGYEVLTPFQRADGAGIVLVNRGFVPMDHRDPTTRTAARVEGEVSIKGIVRAPQPAGFFQPDNGSPAPGSAWMRADPSAMAAALSLGEVAPVVVEMLPGQGAGLPGAPAGTLAGIAPRVELPNNHLQYALTWYGLAVTLAGIYVLSQRKRADTGTDGRPDDRISGA, encoded by the coding sequence GTGAGCGCCACCGCAGTCGAGACGGGGGAGCGGCGCCGCTTCCGCCCGTCGTTGGGGGCGACGCTGGTCACCCTCGCCGGATTGGCGGTGACCATCGGGCTCGGCACATGGCAGTTGGAGCGGCTGCAGTGGAAGCAGGACCTGATTGCGCGGATCGATCGGCAGATGGCCGAACCCGCGGTGCCTCTTCCCGCCCGCATCGACGATCCGACAGTGTGGGAGTTCCGCCCGGTGACGCTGGCCGGACGCTTCCTGAACGACAAGGAAATGCTGCTGATCGCCCGCCCGCACCAGGGACAGGTGGGCTACGAGGTGCTGACGCCATTCCAGCGGGCGGACGGGGCCGGCATCGTGCTGGTCAACCGCGGTTTCGTGCCGATGGACCACCGTGATCCAACGACCCGCACCGCTGCGAGGGTCGAGGGGGAGGTGAGCATCAAGGGCATCGTCCGTGCGCCGCAGCCTGCCGGCTTCTTCCAGCCCGACAACGGCTCACCGGCGCCGGGTTCCGCCTGGATGCGCGCCGATCCGTCGGCGATGGCGGCGGCGCTGTCGCTGGGCGAGGTGGCTCCTGTGGTGGTGGAGATGCTGCCGGGGCAGGGGGCCGGGTTGCCCGGTGCGCCGGCCGGGACGCTGGCGGGAATTGCGCCGCGGGTGGAGTTGCCGAACAACCACCTGCAGTATGCCTTGACCTGGTATGGGCTTGCGGTGACGCTCGCCGGGATCTACGTGCTGTCACAGCGCAAGCGCGCCGACACCGGAACCGACGGACGACCCGATGACCGCATATCAGGAGCTTGA